A region from the Anoplolepis gracilipes chromosome 2, ASM4749672v1, whole genome shotgun sequence genome encodes:
- the LOC140663036 gene encoding uncharacterized protein, translating to MSRIVLLSLVSLAAAAPVIVDQDGKQYVMQIFRIHHIQHPIDRSDQEISGTSGSGYDGGYGGSYGSSYGGSYGASYGGSDYGGGHGGGDFSAGSSAGSSGHLESSSSLAADSSHQDFSSSGSGYDAGHGSDDGSHGISLDSGHNYVQSVPVSEHIEVTKPVAVPVYKHIGVPVPKSVPIAVPHPIAVGVPQPYPVHVPVPKHIPIQVVKTVAIPVEKKVPYPVEKHIPVPVEKPVPITIEKHIPVPVVKPYPIKIPVYKTIYHHAKKH from the exons ATGAGTAGAATT GTGCTTCTTTCTTTGGTATCTCTGGCTGCGGCCGCACCAGTGATCGTAGACCAAGATGGCAAACAATATGTGATGCAAATATTCCGCATCCACCATATCCAGCACCCAATCGATCGATCCGATCAAGAGATTTCTGGTACTTCCGGCAGCGGTTACGATGGTGGTTACGGAGGTAGCTACGGAAGTAGCTACGGAGGTAGCTACGGAGCTAGCTACGGGGGCAGTGATTACGGGGGCGGTCATGGGGGTGGTGATTTTAGTGCTGGTTCCAGTGCTGGTTCCAGTGGGCATCTAGAGTCATCCAGCAGTCTTGCAGCAGACAGTAGTCATCaagatttttcttcttctggTAGTGGATATGACGCTGGTCATGGAAGTGATGATGGCAGTCATGGAATCTCGCTGGACAGTGGACATAATTACGTTCAGAGTGTTCCCGTTTCCGAACACATTGAAGTGACAAAACCCGTAGCTGTACCCGTTTATAAACACATTG GTGTACCGGTTCCAAAATCAGTGCCGATAGCCGTACCACATCCGATAGCAGTTGGTGTTCCACAGCCTTATCCTGTCCATGTTCCTGTACCAAAGCATATTCCTATACAGGTAGTGAAGACAGTGGCGATTCCAGTAGAGAAGAAGGTTCCTTATCCTGTAGAGAAGCATATACCAGTACCTGTCGAGAAGCCGGTTCCCATCACGATCGAGAAACATATCCCTGTTCCAGTCGTAAAGCCGTATCCCATCAAAATTCCCGTTTACAAGACCATTTATCATCACGCGAAAAAGCATTAA
- the LOC140676272 gene encoding uncharacterized protein: protein MKKIIVLLGIIAYSYSSNWSFENDGGGGLTLGEISIDHHDVGTFNLGRTGSHSLDFLEDHSPFLNKINDWHSDITNLHGANVIPVVKHIGIPTIKKIPINIPHLVVQTVPQPYPVTVVIPKPVPYEVEKQIIKTVEKKIPTPVEKIIPVKIEKPVPFHVVKYVPVPVEKPIPIKIPIYKTVIHKSH from the exons atgaaaaaaatt ATTGTGCTGTTGGGAATTATCGCTTATTCCTATAGTTCCAACTGGAGTTTTGAAAATGATGGTGGAGGCGGACTTACACTGGGAGAAATCTCTATAGATCATCATGACGTCGGAACTTTTAATCTGGGAAGAACAG gaaGTCATTCCTTAGATTTTTTAGAAGATCATTCGCcctttttaaacaaaattaatgattgGCACTCGGACATTACCAATTTACATGGAGCTAATGTAATTCCTGTTGTTAAGCACATCG GGATACCGACGATCAAAAAAATTCCGATTAACATTCCACATCTGGTGGTACAGACAGTTCCACAGCCTTATCCTGTTACTGTGGTCATACCAAAGCCCGTACCATATGAG GtggaaaaacaaataattaagacagttgagaaaaaaataccaACGCCTGTCGAGAAAATAATTCCGGTTAAGATCGAAAAACCGGTGCCATTTCATGTGGTGAAATATGTACCCGTACCGGTTGAAAAACCGATTCCGATCAAGATTCCAATCTACAAGACCGTTATACACAAAAGccattaa
- the LOC140663051 gene encoding uncharacterized protein — protein sequence MHRLPPILVICLLTKTTFASFKEDDSGWHGISSYGGTNYGSTNNIQVRQDISSYGSFSSGNSDGLQIGLDHKLNVGNVGTFAQPVSISKHVEITKPVVVPIVKNIGVPVAQPVAIPVPHPVAVTVAQPYPVQVPVSQAIPVPIVKTIAIPVEKKVPYPIEKIIPVPVEKLVPITIEKHVPIPVEKPYPIHIPVYKHIFHRRTKKYRRNRVY from the exons ATGCACCGGCTGCCCCCA ATACtcgttatatgtttattaacgAAAACAACATTTGCTAGTTTTAAAGAGGATGATTCTGGATGGCATGG AATATCTAGTTATGGAGGTACAAATTATGGCTCCACCAATAACATACAGGTTCGCCAAGATATCTCTTCTTATGGATCGTTTTCCTCTGGAAACAGTGACGGTCTTCAAATAGGATTAGATCACAAATTAAATGTGGGAAATGTTGGTACATTCGCCCAACCTGTATCGATCAGCAAGCACGTGGAAATTACGAAGCCGGTGGTAGTGCCAATCGTAAAAAACATTG GAGTTCCAGTGGCACAGCCCGTGGCAATTCCCGTGCCTCATCCCGTAGCAGTAACTGTTGCTCAACCCTATCCTGTTCAAGTTCCAGTTTCTCAAGCTATTCCTGTACCAATCGTGAAAACTATTGCGATTCCGGTCGAGAAAAAGGTGCCATATCCGATAGAGAAGATAATACCAGTGCCCGTGGAAAAGCTGGTACCAATAACTATAGAGAAGCATGTGCCTATTCCAGTAGAGAAGCCATACCCGATTCATATACCAGTCTACAAACATATTTTCCACCGAAGAACGAAGAAGTACCGCCGCAATCgagtgtattaa